From the genome of Sediminibacter sp. Hel_I_10:
ATACCATACCTTGATTGAGTTGAGTGATAACGTTAAGCACCGAGCTTACTAAAAACGTCAAGAAAAAAACGGCCAACATTATGACCGTCATGGTTGCCCCAATATCTTGAGAATCGGGCGCGGTACCATCTTCAATGGTTGTAAAAAGGCTCACCATCCCGAAGATATAAGGAATGATGGCTATAATATTTTGTACAATATAGCTCATGACATAAAAAATGCCCACAGATCCAACAGCAACCCAAAATTTAGTTCCCAAGAGTGTCCAAGAATATCCAAAACAATCCCAAATGCCTCGTTTACCCCTAATGTATTCCATCAAAGACATTTGATAAAATAGACTTATAGCACCAATAAGGAGAGGTAAAGCCAATATTCCAATTATGGTTATGGTAAGTACAAATCCTACAATCCCTGCTATAATTATTATAGGAATGATTAAAATAATCCCACAGATTAAAAAGATAAATAGCTTACCGATGTTTGATTTATAAGCTGAAATGAGCTCATTGACACCAAAATGGTTACCCTCACGTTCTTCATATAATTTCAAATAAATAGGGAGATACGCATAAGAAATTATACCAGCAATGAGCGCTACAATTATAAAAATAAGCACGAGTATAATGAAGAGTCCCGCATTCTCATTCATATAATCATCAATAGCAGATGCGTTTCCATTTATTAAACCTCCAAAAACAACATCTGAATAGAATTTTGTAAAGAAGTAGCCTAAGACCATTAAAATTAACAAGAAGATGCCATTAACTGCAAAGAAGTTCTTGAACAGATGTCCTCCATTGGCTTTTACAAAAGCGAATGTATCTTGAAAAAGAGCACCAAAGTCTCTGGACTTATAAAGTTGCTGCATGGTTGTTTTTAAGTTTAGCGTTTAAGATAAAAGGATAAACAAGATAGTAAAATGAGATCATGCTAAGCGTCACTAAGATAATACCTACCGATAGCCAGTTGGGCATAACGTTGGAGTAGCGTGTTACATAACCTTCTAGAAAACCAGCCGCGATGGTAAACGGGAAGGTGCTTATTAAAATTTTGACGCCGTTTTTAACGCCCATTTTAAAAGAGGTGAGTCTAGAAAATGTCTTTGGAAACAGAATGCTGGCACCAAGTATAAGTCCTGCAGCGCCTTCAATAACAATAGCAAAGATTTCCATAGAGCCATGGATCCAAATCCCTCGAACGCTCTCCCAAAGAACGCCCTCTTGATAAAAGAAATATTGAAAGGCTCCTACCATAATGCCATTGTACATCATGACCAGGCCTGTTCCCAAACCTCCAAAAACCCCGAATATAAAAGATTTAATTCCAACATATAGATTATTAAGTGTAATGCCTATAAAACTACCCCAATTGCTACCACTTTTATAAACCGCAACGGGGTCTCCAGCCTCAATGTTTTCTAAAGTTTCATTCACATAGCCATCACTTAAAATCAATCTCACAAAAGAATCGTCATAAGCTGCAGAAACAGCACCTATGGCCATAAAACTTAAAAAAATAATGAAGGCGTACAATACATATCTTCGGTATTCATAAACAATCATGGGGACTTCTATCTTCCAGAAATGCAGGAATCTATTGGTGTCCTCGCGTTTGGTCTTGTAAATTTTTTGAAAAGCCTTTGCGGCTAAGTTGTTTAAATAAAGAATTGTTTTACTTTTGGGATAGTAAGTTTGAGCGTAGGATAGGTCGTTGACCAATTGAATGTAAAGCGAAGCAAGTTCGTCTGGATTTTTAAGCGTTTTGCCAAAAATGGCCTTTTCAAAACTGAGCCATTTTTCTTTGTTTTGCTTAATAAACGCAACTTCTCTCATAGCTTCCAAATTAAAGCAATAAATGGTAGAGTTACAAATAAACACCACTCAAAATGTGAATATAAATTTCATCGCTGCTAGCGTTGGAGAGCGCATTTTGGCCTTTGTAATAGACATTATTATTAAGATTGCTTATGTGGTGGTAACGTATCAATTGGTCTTCAATTTATTTCATATCGACGATATGGTGAGCGATATGGACCAGTGGTCTCAGATTGCTATTTACGTAAGTTTTTATTTGCCTGTGGTCTTTTATTCGTTGCTATTTGAAACGTTTTTGGATGGGCAAACCCCTGGTAAGCGCATTATAAAAATAAAGGTGGTTAAGATTGATGGTTATCAAGCCTCTTTGGCAGATTATATGATTCGTTGGTTTTTCAGAATTATTGACTTAAATCTATTAGGTCCGCTGTTTGGCCCTGTTGTGGCTTTAATTACCATTGTATCTAGTGACAAGAATCAGCGATTGGGTGATATGACGGCAGGGACCTCGGTGATAACCCTTAAGAATAAGGTAACCATTAGCCATACTATTTTGGAGGAGTTGGGTGAAGATTATATACCCACTTATCCTAATGTGATAAAGCTTTCAGATAATGATGCCCGAATTATTAAAGAAACGTTTGTGCGGGCTAGGGCTTCTAAAGATTATGCGACGTTGATTAAACTTCGGAAGAAAATTGTAGAGGTGGTCGGTATCAAAGACTACAATGAAGAAGACATCCAGTTTATTGATGTTATTTTAAAAGACTACAACTACTACACCCAAAACATGTAAGGTTTTCTTTTTAGGTTTAACTTCTACATTTTCAGAATTACTATTTATTTCAAGCATAGGTTGCTATTTCACAACATATCAGATTCAATTTTAAGCTGTTTTCTTGTTTTAAAATGTTAAGAAAATCTGAGCTAAGCTTTTAGGCTTTCTGTAGTTTTGTAACCTAGATTTTAGTGCGAACTAAATTTAAATTTTTAGGATCAAATGTTTATACAAATTATAGATATTTTAGGAACGGTAGCCTTTGCGATTTCAGGCGTTTTGGTAGCGTTAGATAAAAGAATGGATGCCTTTGGTGTGCTCATTATCGCCTTTGTTACCGCTGTTGGTGGTGGTTCTTTACGGGACGTTATGGTTGGTATAGAGCCTGTGTCATGGATGACCAATATGACCTATGTTTACGTCATTATCGGATCTGCTGCTTTTGCTGTTTTGCTTCGGAATAAAATAGCGTATTTGAGAACCTCTTTGTTTTTATTTGACACTATTGGGATTGGTCTTTATACTGTGGTTGGTATTGAAACTGCTTTGATTGCTGGTTTGCACCCTATCATTTGCATTGCACTTGGTACGATGACCGCTTGTTTTGGTGGTGTAATTCGTGATATCCTTTGTAATGAGATTCCTGTAATTTTCAGAAAGGAGATCTATGCCACGGCTTGCATATTAGGAGGCATGACCTATTTTTTACTTCGGAAATTTGTAGCAGACAACAACTTCATCTTTGTAGTTGCAGGAGCAGTAGTCATCGCTACCAGACTTTTGGCGGTTAAATTTAAGATTAGCCTGCCAAGTTTGTACAAGACTGGTGATGACCTTGCAGCTTAGTTATAGTCTGTAGGCATCCAGCAATCTTGATGTTTTAAATTATAATTAAAATAGGGTATAGCCAACTATGATTGAAGTTCCAACGTAATTTGATCTCCAACCTGCATAATTCAAAAGATCTCTACTGGTTTGATGCCTTAATTCAACACTGTATTTATTGTTGTATTTATAACCTATGCCAAAAGCAAAATTGCCAGAAGATTTGATTTCTATATCAGAGCTCTTTTCGTAATTAATTAAAGATTTTTTTCTAAAATCAACAACAAACGCAGCATTCAAGAAAATTTTTGAGTTATTGTTTAAAAACCGGTAGAAGGCGAGCGATTGACCTTTTTGGCTATGAAAAACTTGGACTTATTTTTTCAAAAGCGTCTGGATAATGAGATGTTCTTTAAGTGATAATCGTGTATTTTTTTTGTGTTCATACAACGTGTTTATTTAGTTTGTAATGAAT
Proteins encoded in this window:
- a CDS encoding trimeric intracellular cation channel family protein translates to MFIQIIDILGTVAFAISGVLVALDKRMDAFGVLIIAFVTAVGGGSLRDVMVGIEPVSWMTNMTYVYVIIGSAAFAVLLRNKIAYLRTSLFLFDTIGIGLYTVVGIETALIAGLHPIICIALGTMTACFGGVIRDILCNEIPVIFRKEIYATACILGGMTYFLLRKFVADNNFIFVVAGAVVIATRLLAVKFKISLPSLYKTGDDLAA
- a CDS encoding stage II sporulation protein M → MREVAFIKQNKEKWLSFEKAIFGKTLKNPDELASLYIQLVNDLSYAQTYYPKSKTILYLNNLAAKAFQKIYKTKREDTNRFLHFWKIEVPMIVYEYRRYVLYAFIIFLSFMAIGAVSAAYDDSFVRLILSDGYVNETLENIEAGDPVAVYKSGSNWGSFIGITLNNLYVGIKSFIFGVFGGLGTGLVMMYNGIMVGAFQYFFYQEGVLWESVRGIWIHGSMEIFAIVIEGAAGLILGASILFPKTFSRLTSFKMGVKNGVKILISTFPFTIAAGFLEGYVTRYSNVMPNWLSVGIILVTLSMISFYYLVYPFILNAKLKNNHAATL
- a CDS encoding RDD family protein — translated: MVELQINTTQNVNINFIAASVGERILAFVIDIIIKIAYVVVTYQLVFNLFHIDDMVSDMDQWSQIAIYVSFYLPVVFYSLLFETFLDGQTPGKRIIKIKVVKIDGYQASLADYMIRWFFRIIDLNLLGPLFGPVVALITIVSSDKNQRLGDMTAGTSVITLKNKVTISHTILEELGEDYIPTYPNVIKLSDNDARIIKETFVRARASKDYATLIKLRKKIVEVVGIKDYNEEDIQFIDVILKDYNYYTQNM